Within Ipomoea triloba cultivar NCNSP0323 chromosome 9, ASM357664v1, the genomic segment TAAAGGACCTTCGCTGGAAATAGctcattgaaaaaaataataaaaataaattaatgagaCGAAATTACCCTTGCTTAAAATAGGATTTCACCAAAAAAGTCATGGAAATGACTAGAAATGTTCAAATATGACAGTCTGGGGTaagtgttaaatgacaaaaataataatctgagactaaatttaaaattagcgCAAAAAAACGTAACAATGACCTTTGCTAAAATTAACTTCTCACAAATAAAAGTCAACATTTTATTACATACAATGcccattttaatacataaaagTGAAGTATTTGAAACGTGAAGGGCACTGACATCAAAATGCGTTGTTTACACTTTTAGATGGGAAATTTGATTTGTACATGATATATATGCATAATTGCCCTGTTGGGTAAAtagttgttggctgattgggttggttgtttgggttagaaggtatgatttgttgataatattagctgattgtagaaagttatttgataaattagctgttagctaatagccgtttggtataatttcttttctcaaaaaactaattgaaacggctgctttgagtaaccttttgaattttagcattttggagttacaaaaagcgcagcttattaaccaaacaactaatagtggtcaaataagccaaaattgactgataggttgattatttaccaaacagggccaatatgTTAAGTACAGACTCATATAATATGAATATTGTTTTTGATCAAGATTTACAATGTAAGGTGGATTCTGGTCCAGGGTATAACAAAAACCCATTCTATTATTTCTTACCCCATATTACATGTTTGTATAGGTAGCATCTTTATTGATTTACTTGATAGATTCTCTCTTTCCCTATTGATGCCATTTTTTTGTACTCTCGAATATTTCACTTTAAGGGACACTCCCTATCACGGTTTGAGTGATTAGCACTACTATATCAATTCTaattctaattaaataataaagaaGACATTGACTCAAGTACGAACGATTTAAATTTTTGAATGAAGTCTGATTCTTAAAAAGGATTGTATCGGAATTTCCACAACTTCTACTATGGAAATAAGACTTTTGAATGAAGTCTGATTCTTAAAAAGGATTGTATAGGAATTTCCACAACTTCTACTATGAAAATAAGACTTGGTTAATCACGAAATATGATTCAACATACATGATTACTAACGTATTTTGAATTGATAACCACTTGAGTTGTGCCCTCGTCCCCAGACATAGAGTTCTACTCCTTGTTTTTATAGGAAAGTTCAGAACAACTATTCAAAGATGTGCATTAATTAGGTGAAACTTGTCTTTGGGACTCTACAGACAAAAGACACAGAGAAGACAAATTAACATAGACAAATTCTGACGGATCGGTTCAACTGAGAAACCAATAGACAACTCCCCACTGGGAGTCAAACTTCTAATTTTGAGGTGACAAACTTACTCTCAACGAGCTCAATTTGGACCTTTGGTCCCATGGAGTCCTATTCTTAATTAGTTTAGTataaaaactgaaaaataaaaaggttgCTTTCAATTTCTAGTTATTATGTCTTTTAAGTgtttattcaatttaaaaatatagcCAACAATCTCCTTTGCAAAGGCTATAAAACAATAATTGatatttaaattcttaaattataacataatCTCTTcagtttcaaaattttaaaattatattattaattattagacaCATAATTTGATCAAACTCGAAATATGTCATCAAGtacttttttaaaatcattgaaATAGAGAATTCTTCAAATATGAACTTATCAAACTTCATACTGATAAACTTCATAccgtgccaaagaccttgtggtttagtggcactcggttgcacCTCTACATGGCAGGGGGTGGGTTCGAtcttagtggaggcgatattgactctttgtatttcatttgattgagaaagtagttatgaacagatactacattgtaatagagtcagtaatattaaaaaaaaatcaaacttcaaaccgaaatttaaaatgaatttttatatactaaaaaccatggttgcagtaggcgctaggcgctagttggacggtagactagcgcctagtgcctaagcGGTCTGgacggcgcctaggcggtaactaggcggcgacctataaaaacaataaattaattcatgtgtgtgggtgtatgtcatatattttattatatatattatatatatatatctcttacttctcttacttatataaataaataaatttaaatatatataaatataataataaaattaacaaggcctaatcgctcgagttaactcggctaactctgccgagttgggcgagttaactcagccaaattcggcctagtcggccgccaactcggcccagtcggccgagttaggcgctaggcggccggccacctaggcggacgcctagggagcaattcgcctcggtctatgagtgcctagcacctaggcggggatttttgcaacggTGCTAAAAACAGAACAACAAAACTAAGATGAAAAGAAACATAGTAGCCATTTCAATGCCCATGATCTATCATTAAATAATCCATGAAAATTCATGTTTCAAACTTGTGAGAATTACATTTTATAAAACCATCGTCCCAACATTATCCTTGTTGTTCAAAACTTGTACAAAATGATCACTCCAGGCCAACATTTCCTTATCACCATTCCCTTGAAACATGGAATTTTCAATGTGATTTTAACAACATAAATAAACCCAAAAATAGAGAAATTAAATATCCAatgaaaagagaggaaaaagaaaaaaaaaaaacttttttgataataatcatTTATGAATTATTGGCTAGACCGAATTCACACTAATAAATTAACAATCATAAGGTTGAATTTGTGACAAGTGTCGAGTTTGACTTAGGATGAATTCGTGGTAACCAATAATTAATTGTGTACTCAAGTGTGACGTTCGGTTGTATTATTACCACTATCTTCTTCATTAGCATCGTTGTTTCTGTCTTGATTGATTCCTTCGGTGATGGATGCGAGTTTTTGAAGGTTGAGCTTAACGACGGTGTCGGCGAAAAGCTTGGTGTCCTCCTCCGTGTTCCCCTCCGGCACGTCCACCACGTAGGATTCCAGCACGGCGGTGCAGCTCCGGCCGCCGTCGCGGCGGCGGAGGCCGTGGACGGAGGTGACGGAGCGGTAGTTCCTCAGGCGGTGCTCGCCGCCAATGATGCTGAAGCCCGTGACGCGGCGGCCGTCGTCGAGGATGTCGAGACGCTCGGTGCTGGTGGCCGCCGGCAGGCCGGAGATGACGTTGACGTAGCGCGTGTCGCCCACCGCCATCCGGAACCCCTCGCACACGGTGCAGCTCTTGATGAAGTGCTTGTAGGTGTGCGGCTTGTCGAACTGGCGAACCACGGACCACACCGTGTCCGGCGGCGCGTGGATTCGCTGCGCCAGGAGGGAGGAGCATTGGCCCGAGTTGACTCGGTAGGTGTGGAACTCAATCGCCCACGGCCTCAGCTCCTCGAACTCGTCCGGGTTCAATCCGGGCGGAACAGTCAAGTGATGGGTCGACTCCGACCCGACTTCTCCATCTTCTCCTCGATGCAAATCACTGTTCATCGAGCTCTCAGCTTTCTCCattaaagagagagaaagagagaatcaAAAActgtttagagagagaaagcgaGAGGGGATTAGAGGAGGAGGAAAAGGAGAGGtttttattttacttataaATGATGGGGAGTTTGAGGAAGAAGGAGGGCATAAATGGAAATTTAACATAAtactataatttattattattttaaaataattataatgtcAATTgctacaattatatataattacccATTATACTAGTACtatagataataataatttatctagtatgattaataataataattttttttaaatattcatgaTTCTTTAGAAA encodes:
- the LOC116028598 gene encoding abscisic acid receptor PYR1-like, whose product is MEKAESSMNSDLHRGEDGEVGSESTHHLTVPPGLNPDEFEELRPWAIEFHTYRVNSGQCSSLLAQRIHAPPDTVWSVVRQFDKPHTYKHFIKSCTVCEGFRMAVGDTRYVNVISGLPAATSTERLDILDDGRRVTGFSIIGGEHRLRNYRSVTSVHGLRRRDGGRSCTAVLESYVVDVPEGNTEEDTKLFADTVVKLNLQKLASITEGINQDRNNDANEEDSGNNTTERHT